The Spirochaetales bacterium region CACTTCTCCGAGCCATGTATTGAGCGGTACGATTTCTATCGGAATAACGACCTTCCCTTTCAGTTCAAGCCGCACTTCATCGAACGGGGGCGGCAAATCCGTTCTGACAAAAACGGTTTTGGTGACATCGCCATTGAATCGCGGTGTTTTGAAAAGTACGGAAATCTCTCCTTTTTCTCCGGGTTTCACCGTTCTGTCCCAGCCGAGCGCGCTCATGCAGACGCATGAAGGCTGAACATATTCGATCGTGAGTGTTCCCGTGCCGGTATTTTCGAACACATAGGAATGCCTGACATCCGTCCCCTCTTCGACCTCGCCAAAATCGTGGACCGCTTTCTCGAATCTGATACCGTCCGGTACGCGACAGCCCATGATAACGAGAAAAAAGATGATGACTCCCTGCCAAATTTTGTTTTTCATATCATTTCCAAGCTTTCACCGGTTTCGGTAGTTTCCGCCGCCGTCACGTCCGTGACAATCAGACTTACCGATCGGGACGAATGCCTGCACTACTCCGTGGTATAGCTGACTTCGGTGAAGACGGAAGAACAGTTCGAACCGCAGCTTTCCGGAAAACTGAAATTGTAAATCCTGCCGTCGTTGATCAGCCGGTCGTTTACGTCATAAACACGGATTCTGTATTCGGAGCCGCCCGATGTCGTCGGTTCGATGATATATGATTGGCCCATATCTGCGTTCATCTCCGCTTTGAGCCAGTCCGACCCGTCGTAACAATCCACCCCGTGAATGCCGTTTCTGAGATGTGTGATCGCAATCGCCGCCCACCAGATCTGCGCGTTCATGATAAAACCGATTTTTATGTCGCCAGAATAATCCGGTGCTTCGACGAACTGCCAGTGCACCTGCCTGTTGTTGTAGTGGGCGGGCTCCATATCCCCCACCGGCCGGCCGTCCTTCACGAACTGATTAAGCGCGGCGTGCGCGAGGTCAACATGGTACGGGTCGTCGCGGCACCACGCGTTCTGATCCTGGCAGGAATCGGCGATGATCATGTAAAGCTCGGCTCCGTTATACGTATCCTCGACCCACCCGGAACCGCCGCGGCAGAACGGCTGGCCCGCCGCGCCGTCATTGGTGCCGTTGCAGTAGTCTCCTATCACCACGCGCACCCACCGCCCGCAGTTGAGACCGTTATTGAACATACCGATTTTGCCCGCGTTTGCCTGGGTAATCGGGCGCTCCAGCATCGAGGAATAATCGCCGGGGGTGTCCTGAACGTTC contains the following coding sequences:
- a CDS encoding DUF1573 domain-containing protein; the protein is MKNKIWQGVIIFFLVIMGCRVPDGIRFEKAVHDFGEVEEGTDVRHSYVFENTGTGTLTIEYVQPSCVCMSALGWDRTVKPGEKGEISVLFKTPRFNGDVTKTVFVRTDLPPPFDEVRLELKGKVVIPIEIVPLNTWLGEVDGDTPFLDGNFDIKNNSRESLSILDVVPPRNVHITYRLVTVCEGRRYKLFYTIYPPFSGRGTVEMRFTLETDNALHHYIYPTFFYHIPSDVTLKN
- a CDS encoding dockerin type I repeat-containing protein — protein: MNGKKRKTNNAIHLFISLFLLLGTQGIFAQALGDVNNSGSVDIVDALQIAQYYVGLNPSGFNADVADADCSGVVNIVDALRVAQFYVGLLDELSCGSTPTGVTTPPPQITPDPGTSAPTAEPGTLYTGNSTWFDNLGSPYGGCGLAQSVLDTQYFVALNVQDTPGDYSSMLERPITQANAGKIGMFNNGLNCGRWVRVVIGDYCNGTNDGAAGQPFCRGGSGWVEDTYNGAELYMIIADSCQDQNAWCRDDPYHVDLAHAALNQFVKDGRPVGDMEPAHYNNRQVHWQFVEAPDYSGDIKIGFIMNAQIWWAAIAITHLRNGIHGVDCYDGSDWLKAEMNADMGQSYIIEPTTSGGSEYRIRVYDVNDRLINDGRIYNFSFPESCGSNCSSVFTEVSYTTE